AGCTTAGTACCAGAATGCTTGAGTTAAAAAGACAAGGAGATCCAAACGATGAAGATCTTAAGCCTTGGTAGAATTTTACTACCTTTTTTAATAATACTAAATTTATACGCAGATGTCAGTGCAACTCCTGATAGATATGCTATTTATAAAGGAGAAAGCGTAAATATCACGCTAAGTGCTACAGGAAATGCACACTTTCCTGATGTATTTGACATAGCAGGATATAAGGTTTTAGGAGCAAGTAGTTCTAGTTCTATAAATGTTGTAAATGGACAGATGACTAAGACTAGTTCTAAAACATTTAGCTTTAAGCCTGATAAAAACATCACAGTGCCTAGTTTTTCTATAGAAGTAGATGGAGCTACTGAAAGTACAGCGCCTTTTGAAATCGTAGTCAAAGAGCCAGTTGCTAGCACTCAAGGAGATGAGTTTGTAGTAGAACTTAGTCTTGATAAAGATGAGCTTATGGTTGGACAAAGTGCCAAACTTAGTGTTATATTTAAGATGAAAACAACAAGTAGAGTTGATGATATAAGGCTATCTGATCCAAAATTAAGTGATTTTTGGGTTGAAAATTTAGGACAAGGCAAACAAGAAATAGATGGTGAGTACATAAAAATGAGTATGAATTATCTTATATTTGCACAAAAAAGTGGTGAATTTGAGATACCACCGATTACAGCTGCTATTGGGGTAGAAGCAGATGGCGGTGATCCATTTTTTGGATCTATATTTAGAAATTTAAACTATAAACAAATTTACTCAAATAGCACTAAAATTAAAGTAAATCCACTTCCAAATGGACTTAGTTTATATGGGGATTTTCAAATAAGAGCTGAGGTTGATAAGAAGGTTATAAACGCAGGCGAACCGGTAAATTTCACCATAAGAGTTAGAGGTATAGGAAATGTAGATGATATATCTTCTTTTGAGATTAAAGAGCCAGATTTATTAGTTTATGCAGATGATCCAAAGCTTCAAAGAGGAATGATATCAGGAGAGTATGGCGGTGAATTTAGCCAAAAATTTGCTATTGTCTCTGAGTCAAATTTTACCATTCCAAGTATGAGCTTTAGCTTTTATGATAAAAATTTAAAAGAGAGTAAAACCATAAAAACAGACCCGATGAATATAGAAGTTATTCCAAGAGCTGTATCAAATTTAAATATAAACAGCGACTCTTCTTTAGAGTCTGATTGCTACCCAACTGAAGTTATAAACTATAAACCTGGAATTTTACCATTAATTGCATCATTTATTATGGGGGCTTTAAGTTTTTATGTGGCAATAAATTTTAAATTTAAAAGAGCTAAAAGACCAAAAAAAGAACTTGACATAAAAGATAAAATAAAAAGAGCAAAAACAGACAAAGAGCTATTAAATTTGCTTTTACCATATATAAATAAAAGTAAGAAAATAGATGAAATTTTATCTTTTTTAGATGAAAATTTATATAAAAATACAAATCATAAAATAGATAAAAAAGAGATAATCAGTGAGTTTTTAAGGCTTGAAATTTGAAGGGGGTGAATTTTATCCCTTCAAATTAATAACTTTTAAAAGTAAAAATTTATTTAGTATAATAAGTTTTTATAAAATATTTTAGCTATATGAGTGAAAATTTAGTTTATTTTTAAGATTAATTTTTATATTTTTTATAAAAACAATTTACTATAAAGAAAAGGTTATAGATAAATAACTTTTTTGTTAAAAATTGTTTACCATTTATCATATTTTTGTGGTACAATTTCATACAAAATATATCTATCAAGGAGTGATATTATGAAAAAGATTCTTTTGTGTTTGGCACTAGTTGCCTCAAGTTTGTTTTCTAACTCGCTAAGTGAGATTAAAAATAGTGGAGTTATTAGAGTTGGTGTATTTACAGACCAGCCACCATTTGGCTCATATAAAGATGGTCAATTTGAAGGCTTTGAAGTTGATTTTGCAAACCGTATAGCAAGAGATATCTTTGGTCAAAATGGAGGAAAAGTAGAATTTGTTCCTACGAAAGCTGCTGAAAGAATAGATTTTTTACAAAATAATAAAGTAGATATCATATTAGCAACTTTAACTATAACTGATGAGAGATCTAGAATGGTTGACTTTTCTATGCCATATTTTGCTGTAAATATTGGCGTTTTAACAAGAAAAGATGATAATATTAAAAGTGTTTCAGATCTAAGAGGAAGACCTGTTTTGGTAGAGAGTGGAACTACTGGAGAGCTATTTTTCAAAAAAGAGGGCTATACTGTAGTTGAGTGTCCAAACTCAAATGAGTGCTATAGAATGCTAAAAGATAACAAAGCTGATGCATATGCAAATGATAACCTGATTGTTCTTGCTTACCCTGTTATAGATAGATCTGTTTCTGTTGATATTAAGAATTTGGGTGCATCTGATTTCCTAGGAATTGCTGTTCAAAAAGGAAATAAAGAACTTTTAGATGTTATAAACAAAGAACTTATTAATCTAAGCAAAGAGGGCTTTTTTAGAAAGTCATTTAAGGATACAATTGACCCGTTCTATAAAGGTACAGCAGAAGAGAAATATTTCTTACTAGATGATATTTACTCTATTTTTGGATAATATTAGGAAGGGCTACCCTTCCTAATATTAATCACACTTTTAACTACTATTTGATATTATTTCATACATTATATTTACTTTAAGGAACTGTTTATGAAAAGAGTGTTTTTAGTCTCTATTTTTTTAACTATATCACTTTTTGCTGGTCATATAGATGATATAAGGGAACGCGGGATTATTAAGATAGGTGTTCCTTTTGATATGGTGCCGTTTGGCTATAAAAATGATGGACTTTTAAAAGGGTATGATATAGATCTTGTTAAGGCTATAACAGCTGAAATTTTTCCAAGTGCCAACATGAAAATAGAACTCATATCAGCTCC
The sequence above is a segment of the Campylobacter corcagiensis genome. Coding sequences within it:
- a CDS encoding BatD family protein; amino-acid sequence: MKILSLGRILLPFLIILNLYADVSATPDRYAIYKGESVNITLSATGNAHFPDVFDIAGYKVLGASSSSSINVVNGQMTKTSSKTFSFKPDKNITVPSFSIEVDGATESTAPFEIVVKEPVASTQGDEFVVELSLDKDELMVGQSAKLSVIFKMKTTSRVDDIRLSDPKLSDFWVENLGQGKQEIDGEYIKMSMNYLIFAQKSGEFEIPPITAAIGVEADGGDPFFGSIFRNLNYKQIYSNSTKIKVNPLPNGLSLYGDFQIRAEVDKKVINAGEPVNFTIRVRGIGNVDDISSFEIKEPDLLVYADDPKLQRGMISGEYGGEFSQKFAIVSESNFTIPSMSFSFYDKNLKESKTIKTDPMNIEVIPRAVSNLNINSDSSLESDCYPTEVINYKPGILPLIASFIMGALSFYVAINFKFKRAKRPKKELDIKDKIKRAKTDKELLNLLLPYINKSKKIDEILSFLDENLYKNTNHKIDKKEIISEFLRLEI
- a CDS encoding transporter substrate-binding domain-containing protein — encoded protein: MKKILLCLALVASSLFSNSLSEIKNSGVIRVGVFTDQPPFGSYKDGQFEGFEVDFANRIARDIFGQNGGKVEFVPTKAAERIDFLQNNKVDIILATLTITDERSRMVDFSMPYFAVNIGVLTRKDDNIKSVSDLRGRPVLVESGTTGELFFKKEGYTVVECPNSNECYRMLKDNKADAYANDNLIVLAYPVIDRSVSVDIKNLGASDFLGIAVQKGNKELLDVINKELINLSKEGFFRKSFKDTIDPFYKGTAEEKYFLLDDIYSIFG